A portion of the Bdellovibrio sp. ArHS genome contains these proteins:
- a CDS encoding flagellar hook protein FlgE, producing MGILSSLYTGVSGMTAQGEALGVIGDNIANANTIGFKASRAEFQDIISKNLKGILGGNQIGRGVKIGAVNPILTQGNIDATEKVTDLAISGDGYFKVKGSDGESFTRDGSFHFDREGYLVTNDNQKVQGFSTDEKGNIVNKMTDIKFPRALIPAKATKELKLDLNLDSRMEATKKFDIKDPYSTSHYSTGVEMFDSQGNKHLVSFFFNKVADREWEFKGLVDGKEVTGGDEGALSQVVAGKLTFTVDGKLDSQETTETNFNFKGGALQDQQVKINFGDAIKDGGKGLEGTKQYGKNSDLISWHQDGAAAGTITGLSFNDEGILTAVYSNGQASDLAQIALAKFENPEALFKVGNNRLKESRDSGAASLGGPGSAGRGKLFAKSLERSTVDLATEFVNMIQNQRGFQANAKTITTTDELLNEVIQLKR from the coding sequence ATGGGTATTCTTTCATCTCTTTACACGGGTGTGTCTGGTATGACTGCGCAAGGCGAAGCTTTGGGCGTTATCGGGGACAACATCGCCAACGCGAACACTATCGGTTTCAAAGCAAGCCGTGCAGAATTCCAAGACATCATTTCTAAAAACTTAAAAGGTATTCTTGGTGGTAACCAAATCGGTCGCGGTGTGAAGATCGGTGCAGTAAACCCAATCTTGACTCAAGGTAATATCGACGCCACAGAAAAAGTCACAGACTTGGCAATTTCTGGTGACGGTTACTTCAAAGTAAAAGGATCCGATGGTGAATCGTTCACTCGTGATGGTTCTTTCCACTTTGACCGTGAAGGTTACTTGGTAACGAACGATAACCAAAAAGTTCAAGGTTTCTCAACGGACGAAAAGGGCAATATCGTTAACAAAATGACAGATATCAAGTTCCCTCGCGCGTTGATTCCAGCAAAAGCGACGAAAGAATTGAAATTGGATCTGAACTTAGACTCGCGCATGGAAGCGACTAAGAAATTTGATATCAAAGATCCATATTCCACTTCTCACTACTCTACAGGCGTAGAGATGTTTGACTCTCAAGGTAACAAACACTTGGTAAGCTTCTTCTTCAACAAAGTGGCTGACCGTGAATGGGAATTCAAAGGGTTGGTTGACGGTAAAGAAGTCACTGGTGGCGATGAAGGTGCATTGTCTCAGGTGGTTGCCGGTAAGTTGACATTCACTGTTGATGGTAAATTGGATTCTCAGGAAACGACAGAAACAAACTTTAACTTCAAGGGCGGTGCTCTTCAAGATCAACAAGTTAAAATCAACTTCGGTGACGCCATTAAAGACGGCGGTAAAGGTTTGGAAGGTACTAAGCAGTACGGTAAGAATTCAGACCTGATCTCTTGGCACCAAGATGGCGCGGCGGCAGGAACAATCACTGGTTTGTCATTCAATGACGAAGGTATTTTGACTGCGGTTTACTCGAATGGACAGGCCTCTGACCTTGCGCAGATCGCTCTTGCGAAATTCGAAAATCCGGAAGCTCTGTTCAAAGTTGGTAACAACCGTTTGAAAGAATCCAGAGATTCGGGCGCGGCTTCTTTGGGCGGACCGGGTTCTGCGGGTCGTGGTAAGTTATTCGCAAAGTCTCTTGAGAGATCAACGGTAGACTTGGCTACGGAATTCGTAAACATGATTCAAAATCAACGTGGTTTCCAAGCCAATGCGAAGACAATCACGACGACAGATGAGCTTTTAAACGAGGTTATCCAGCTTAAGAGATAA
- a CDS encoding response regulator transcription factor — translation MRCLVVEDDNEIATIVKQGLGELEGEVEVESNGRRAYERALTNHYDIIVLDLMLPEMDGYTFAKSLREKEVNTPILILSALRELDDRLKGLSMGGDDYLTKPFAMAELQIRVKNLLKRAQKASEVTQLVFQDLKLNRLNREVVRAGRKLDLQEREFVLLDLFMSNPNKIIGKQTILKEVWNYDFDPQTNVVDVLVCRLRNKLEKDFPTRLIYTVRGVGYVLKSS, via the coding sequence ATGAGATGCTTAGTAGTTGAAGACGATAACGAAATCGCAACGATCGTGAAACAGGGCTTAGGGGAACTTGAAGGCGAAGTGGAAGTTGAATCAAACGGCCGCCGCGCTTACGAGAGAGCTTTGACAAATCATTACGACATCATCGTACTTGATCTAATGCTTCCCGAAATGGACGGTTACACTTTCGCAAAGTCATTGCGTGAAAAAGAAGTGAATACGCCCATCCTGATCCTGAGTGCTTTGCGCGAGTTGGATGACCGCCTAAAAGGTTTGAGCATGGGTGGCGATGACTACCTGACGAAACCTTTTGCCATGGCGGAATTGCAGATTCGCGTAAAAAATCTTTTGAAGCGTGCGCAAAAGGCCTCTGAAGTGACGCAATTGGTTTTCCAAGACTTAAAGTTAAACCGATTGAATCGCGAAGTGGTTCGTGCAGGGCGCAAGTTGGATCTGCAAGAAAGAGAATTCGTTCTTCTAGATCTGTTCATGAGCAATCCCAATAAAATCATCGGAAAACAAACTATCTTAAAGGAAGTTTGGAATTATGATTTCGATCCACAAACAAACGTGGTAGACGTATTGGTATGCCGTTTAAGAAACAAGTTAGAAAAAGACTTCCCTACACGACTTATCTATACGGTCAGAGGTGTAGGATATGTTCTTAAGTCGTCTTAA
- a CDS encoding ABC transporter ATP-binding protein: MTSPLLTVENLEVFYGSIQALKGVSFYVNEGEVVSLIGANGAGKTTTLRAISGLVPVQGQISFASQNLNKVPTFKRVNLGIAQSPEGRGVFPQMSVYENLEMGAYTRSDKTQIKSDLDMCFELFPRLKERIAQMAGTLSGGEQQMLAISRALMAKPKLLLLDEPSLGLAPLIVAQIFEIVKKLNKEGMTVLLVEQNARMALKISHRAYVLETGRVVMQDSAQNLLNNDEVRKSYLGV; the protein is encoded by the coding sequence ATGACTTCTCCTCTTTTAACTGTCGAGAATCTTGAAGTCTTTTATGGCTCTATTCAGGCCCTGAAGGGCGTCAGCTTTTATGTAAATGAAGGTGAGGTCGTATCTTTAATCGGAGCCAATGGCGCCGGAAAAACCACGACTTTACGAGCGATATCAGGACTGGTGCCCGTGCAGGGGCAGATTTCTTTTGCCAGTCAGAACTTAAACAAAGTGCCTACCTTTAAAAGGGTGAACCTGGGGATTGCCCAATCCCCCGAAGGCCGCGGCGTCTTTCCGCAAATGAGCGTCTACGAAAATCTGGAAATGGGGGCCTACACCCGTTCTGACAAGACGCAAATCAAGAGCGACCTGGATATGTGCTTTGAGCTTTTTCCCAGACTGAAAGAGCGCATTGCGCAAATGGCTGGCACACTTTCGGGTGGCGAGCAGCAAATGTTAGCGATCAGCCGCGCATTGATGGCCAAACCTAAACTGCTTCTTTTGGATGAGCCTTCCTTGGGGTTAGCTCCTTTGATCGTCGCTCAGATCTTTGAGATTGTAAAAAAACTCAATAAAGAAGGCATGACGGTACTTCTCGTAGAGCAAAATGCCCGTATGGCTTTAAAAATATCCCACCGCGCTTATGTTTTAGAAACCGGCCGCGTCGTTATGCAGGATTCCGCACAGAATCTTTTGAATAACGACGAGGTTCGGAAATCCTATTTAGGTGTTTAG
- a CDS encoding ABC transporter substrate-binding protein: MKRLLLTLALVLPLVAGCTKKENEIVIGEYDSLTGSDATFGLSSNKGVRLALDEVNAAGGIKGKKISLVTLDDQGKNEEAAAAVTRLINQNKVVAIIGGVASGRSKAAGPIAQNAKVPFLSPASTNPDVTKIGDYVFRICFIDPFQGFVMAKFASENLKLKKVAILRDVKNDYSVGLADVFAEEFKKRGGEITNDLSYQAGDIDFKAQLTQIRSKNPEGIYVPGYYTEVGLISQQARQLGIKVPLMGGDGWDSDKLSEIGKEAVNGNYYSNHYTTESTDPSVTEFIKKFKAKYNETPDALAALGYDAGKILAAAIERAPDLSGKSIRDELAKTKDFAGVTGKITLNENRDAVKSAVIIQVDGNNRKYITTITP, from the coding sequence ATGAAACGCCTGCTATTAACTTTGGCTTTGGTGCTTCCGCTGGTTGCGGGATGTACGAAAAAAGAAAATGAAATTGTTATTGGTGAATATGACTCTTTGACCGGAAGTGATGCCACTTTTGGGTTGAGTTCAAATAAAGGCGTTCGCTTGGCCCTAGATGAGGTGAATGCTGCCGGGGGCATCAAAGGAAAGAAAATTTCCTTGGTGACTTTGGATGACCAAGGCAAAAACGAAGAAGCCGCTGCGGCGGTGACCCGTCTGATCAACCAAAACAAAGTTGTCGCTATCATCGGCGGTGTTGCCAGTGGTCGCTCCAAAGCGGCAGGTCCTATCGCCCAAAATGCCAAAGTTCCATTTCTTTCTCCCGCTTCGACAAATCCCGATGTGACTAAAATCGGCGATTACGTCTTTCGCATCTGCTTCATCGACCCTTTCCAAGGTTTCGTGATGGCGAAATTTGCCAGTGAAAACTTAAAACTTAAAAAAGTGGCGATTCTACGTGACGTGAAAAATGATTACAGTGTCGGCCTGGCGGACGTTTTCGCTGAAGAGTTTAAAAAACGCGGCGGAGAAATCACTAACGACTTAAGCTACCAAGCCGGCGATATCGATTTTAAAGCTCAGCTCACTCAGATCCGCTCAAAAAATCCAGAAGGCATTTATGTTCCGGGTTACTACACAGAAGTAGGATTGATTTCTCAACAAGCTCGTCAGTTGGGTATCAAAGTTCCCCTGATGGGCGGCGACGGCTGGGATAGCGACAAGTTATCAGAAATCGGCAAAGAGGCCGTGAACGGAAATTACTATTCCAATCACTACACAACCGAATCAACAGATCCTTCCGTGACTGAATTTATCAAAAAATTCAAAGCAAAATACAACGAGACTCCCGATGCCTTGGCGGCTCTGGGCTACGATGCAGGAAAAATTCTTGCGGCAGCGATTGAACGTGCTCCCGACTTGTCAGGCAAGTCTATTCGTGATGAACTAGCAAAGACGAAAGATTTTGCGGGCGTGACAGGCAAAATCACCTTGAATGAAAATCGGGACGCGGTGAAAAGCGCGGTGATCATCCAAGTTGACGGAAACAACCGAAAATACATTACGACAATCACGCCATAA
- a CDS encoding branched-chain amino acid ABC transporter permease: protein MQDFIQHIINGISLGSIYALIALGYTMVYGILKMINFAHSDVYMVGAFAAYYFARWMGIENNPGISSLITLLLVSMVCCSLLGLVIERLAYRPLRNAPKLNILITAIGVSLFLEYSGQVVFGADPKVFPSVINDFVLFNIGNVELKSFDVTVLVVSIIAMVALQFLIFKTKIGRAMRAVSSNASVASLMGVNPDRIIAFTFVVGSALAGVGSVLVGMKYPKIDPLMGMMIGMKAFVAAVLGGIGNLGGAVLGALIMGLSEEMVVAYLSSTYRDALAFGILIVILIFKPAGLLGKYSVEKV from the coding sequence ATGCAGGATTTCATACAACACATTATCAACGGTATCAGTCTTGGTTCTATTTACGCACTGATCGCCCTTGGTTACACGATGGTGTATGGAATCCTGAAAATGATCAACTTCGCCCACTCTGATGTTTACATGGTGGGCGCTTTTGCCGCCTATTATTTTGCCCGTTGGATGGGAATCGAAAACAACCCGGGCATTTCCTCTTTGATCACTCTTCTTCTTGTTTCTATGGTTTGCTGCAGTCTTTTAGGACTGGTCATCGAACGTTTGGCTTATCGACCCCTAAGAAATGCACCGAAATTGAATATTCTGATTACCGCCATCGGTGTCAGTTTGTTTTTGGAATATTCGGGTCAGGTCGTTTTTGGTGCAGATCCCAAAGTCTTTCCTTCCGTCATCAACGACTTCGTTCTTTTTAATATCGGCAACGTCGAACTTAAATCTTTCGACGTCACTGTGCTTGTGGTCAGCATTATTGCCATGGTGGCTTTGCAGTTTCTTATTTTTAAAACCAAAATCGGTCGCGCCATGCGCGCGGTCAGCAGCAACGCTTCGGTCGCTAGCCTTATGGGCGTCAACCCGGATCGAATCATTGCTTTCACGTTCGTTGTCGGCTCGGCCCTCGCGGGTGTCGGCAGCGTTCTGGTCGGCATGAAATACCCTAAAATTGATCCCTTGATGGGAATGATGATCGGCATGAAAGCTTTCGTTGCCGCCGTTCTGGGCGGCATCGGCAATTTGGGCGGTGCGGTTTTGGGAGCCTTGATTATGGGGCTTTCAGAAGAAATGGTTGTCGCCTATCTTTCCAGCACCTATCGCGACGCCCTGGCGTTCGGCATTTTAATTGTGATTTTGATTTTCAAGCCTGCAGGTCTGTTAGGTAAATACTCCGTGGAGAAGGTTTAA
- a CDS encoding TIGR02530 family flagellar biosynthesis protein — MVDLKKIQTFDQLVPSQPGKIKQPDLGKGPSFKDTLDGISGVTPQNIGQVNPQGLAKAAEGVKFSNHAIERMRTRGISYSPEDITKLQDAISRAAAKGSKDSLVLMNDSALIVSVKNNTVVTVMDKNALKENVFTNIDSTVVI, encoded by the coding sequence ATGGTGGATTTAAAGAAGATACAAACATTCGATCAACTTGTTCCGAGCCAGCCAGGGAAGATAAAACAACCTGACTTGGGCAAGGGACCTTCCTTCAAGGATACCCTGGACGGTATTTCGGGCGTGACGCCACAGAATATCGGACAAGTGAATCCTCAAGGCCTGGCCAAGGCTGCTGAAGGAGTGAAGTTCTCGAATCACGCGATTGAGCGGATGAGAACTCGGGGAATTAGTTATTCACCCGAGGACATCACGAAGCTGCAAGACGCGATCTCGAGAGCGGCGGCGAAAGGTTCCAAGGATTCATTAGTTTTAATGAATGATTCGGCACTGATCGTCAGCGTGAAGAACAACACGGTAGTAACTGTCATGGACAAGAATGCATTGAAAGAAAATGTGTTCACGAACATCGACTCTACAGTGGTTATCTAG
- a CDS encoding branched-chain amino acid ABC transporter permease gives MIRTVKSPLLAFITLCFLGFILDFGLNAYFQLILLFALVNCLLSMSLNLVNGYTGQFSLGHAGFMAIGAYFSAYANTHWDIIPPSFQAIEYFIYSLGGGLLAAVAGFLVGLPSLRLKGDYLAIVTLGFGEIIRVALLNMDFLGGPRGYSGIPGFGSFLFSFIFASVWLVICFFTIWRVMHSTYGRGFLSVREDEIAAEAMGINTTRMKVRSFVLSSFFAGVAGSLFAHFTNFINPSSFTFLLSVNAVIMVVLGGMGSMTGSIVAAVFLTILPEALRPLQEITGVDLRMVIYSLLLILVMILRPKGLFGDNEITDVWRKYVRRSA, from the coding sequence ATGATAAGAACAGTTAAATCTCCCCTTCTGGCTTTTATCACTCTTTGTTTTTTAGGCTTCATTCTAGATTTCGGACTCAATGCCTACTTCCAACTGATTCTGCTTTTTGCGTTGGTGAATTGTCTTTTATCCATGAGCTTGAATCTTGTAAACGGTTACACCGGGCAGTTCTCTTTGGGACATGCTGGTTTCATGGCGATCGGCGCTTACTTTTCCGCTTACGCCAACACTCACTGGGATATTATTCCTCCTTCATTCCAAGCGATCGAATATTTCATTTATTCTCTTGGCGGAGGACTTTTAGCGGCTGTCGCGGGATTCTTAGTCGGCCTGCCCTCTTTAAGACTTAAAGGCGACTACCTGGCCATCGTGACTTTGGGCTTTGGTGAAATTATCCGCGTGGCCCTGCTTAATATGGACTTCTTAGGCGGACCTCGCGGCTATTCGGGGATTCCGGGTTTTGGTTCGTTCCTTTTTTCATTCATTTTTGCTTCTGTGTGGCTGGTCATCTGTTTCTTCACAATCTGGAGAGTGATGCATTCGACATACGGTCGTGGTTTTTTAAGCGTGCGTGAAGATGAAATCGCGGCAGAAGCTATGGGCATTAATACCACCCGAATGAAGGTACGCTCTTTCGTTCTTTCCAGTTTTTTTGCTGGAGTCGCCGGCTCCTTGTTTGCCCACTTTACGAATTTCATCAATCCTTCCTCGTTCACCTTTTTGTTGAGCGTGAATGCCGTCATCATGGTGGTTCTAGGGGGAATGGGATCAATGACGGGATCGATCGTTGCGGCTGTCTTCCTGACCATCCTTCCCGAAGCCTTGCGACCCTTGCAAGAAATTACGGGTGTTGATTTACGCATGGTCATCTATTCGTTGCTTTTGATCCTAGTTATGATCCTTCGTCCCAAGGGCCTCTTTGGCGACAACGAGATCACAGATGTTTGGAGAAAATATGTCCGACGTTCTGCTTGA
- a CDS encoding ATP-binding protein: MFLSRLKPTLFRISTKLTLAYSLVLILSSTVIFSFLYFQISHALQNQERLVLGAKLEEYRNRIEMSGLKELTNYFSYVPDYDPNASLLVGLVSPRGEILFLHEPVAGLSVDFEDLKTEVINQRSPHFDFAMPENRRNDSLLVFGKTLKEGNRLFVAKSTEGLGVQLRNLQKIFWWLLLPVALVGFLGGLFLSNNTLSPVRELLTSMKKIESGSLSTRVPIGGSDDELEELKILCNKMLDKIENLVNGLKEAFDHLAHDIRTPVTRLRGRAELALQGEGDIETYREALQSCFENSDKILNFLQVLTDITEAENRSKKLKLEKKFISQLVEEMMSLYEMAFEEKDIKITQKLDAHDWAMVDARLISRVIANLLDNAHKYTPSGGEVKIETINQTENVILRVTDTGPGIAAEEQSAVFQKLYRSDKSRSEYGMGLGLTFVKAVVEAHDGKVSVRSPVKDGKGTEFEVLLQKMS; encoded by the coding sequence ATGTTCTTAAGTCGTCTTAAGCCGACTCTTTTCCGAATCAGCACTAAACTGACGCTCGCGTACTCTTTAGTGCTGATCCTTAGTTCGACCGTCATATTCAGCTTTTTATATTTCCAAATCAGTCATGCCCTGCAAAATCAGGAGCGTCTGGTTTTGGGCGCCAAGCTTGAGGAGTACCGCAATCGTATCGAAATGAGCGGGCTGAAAGAGCTGACAAACTATTTTTCTTACGTTCCTGACTATGATCCGAATGCGTCACTGCTGGTGGGACTGGTTTCGCCACGAGGAGAAATTCTTTTTCTGCATGAACCTGTGGCCGGTCTGTCAGTTGATTTTGAAGATCTGAAAACGGAAGTGATCAATCAAAGATCCCCGCATTTCGATTTCGCGATGCCTGAGAATAGAAGAAACGACAGTCTTTTGGTCTTCGGAAAAACTCTGAAAGAGGGGAACCGACTTTTCGTTGCGAAAAGCACAGAAGGGCTCGGCGTTCAATTGCGCAACTTACAGAAAATCTTCTGGTGGTTGTTATTGCCGGTTGCCCTGGTCGGTTTTCTGGGCGGATTATTTCTTTCGAATAACACCCTCAGCCCGGTCCGTGAACTACTGACGTCCATGAAAAAGATTGAAAGTGGTTCCTTGTCAACGCGTGTCCCGATTGGCGGCAGTGATGACGAACTTGAAGAGCTCAAAATTCTTTGCAACAAAATGCTCGATAAAATTGAAAACCTGGTGAACGGCCTGAAAGAGGCTTTTGATCACTTGGCGCATGATATTCGCACTCCGGTAACTCGACTGCGCGGTCGTGCGGAGCTGGCCTTGCAGGGCGAAGGGGATATAGAAACCTATCGTGAAGCTTTGCAAAGTTGTTTTGAAAATTCAGACAAAATTCTTAACTTCTTGCAAGTGCTTACAGATATTACTGAAGCTGAAAACCGTAGTAAGAAACTAAAACTTGAAAAGAAATTCATCAGTCAGTTGGTCGAAGAAATGATGAGTTTGTATGAAATGGCTTTTGAGGAAAAAGATATTAAGATCACGCAAAAACTGGATGCCCATGACTGGGCGATGGTGGATGCGCGTCTCATCAGTCGGGTGATCGCGAATCTTTTGGATAATGCTCATAAGTACACGCCTTCGGGTGGCGAAGTGAAGATCGAAACAATCAATCAAACTGAAAATGTCATTCTGCGAGTGACCGACACCGGTCCCGGAATCGCTGCTGAAGAACAAAGTGCGGTGTTTCAAAAGCTTTATCGCAGCGATAAAAGCCGTTCCGAGTACGGCATGGGCTTGGGGTTGACCTTCGTGAAAGCGGTTGTGGAGGCACACGATGGGAAGGTTTCTGTAAGAAGTCCGGTCAAAGATGGAAAAGGCACGGAATTTGAGGTTCTTTTACAAAAGATGTCCTAA
- a CDS encoding ABC transporter ATP-binding protein, whose amino-acid sequence MSDVLLEARKITMQFGGLKAVDSLEFKIHKGQLAGLIGPNGAGKTTVFNMLTGVYQPTFGDVALEGKSLKGLKPYEISHQGVTRTFQNIRLFKGLTVLDNVLIAGHQHMHYGIFDTLLQTSRFRKAEQDLQEKAMSLLKIFHLDEKAHKPASALPYGEQRKLEIVRALATDPKIILLDEPAAGMNHSETHHLMETIAKIREQFKLTVLLIEHDMKLVMGICENIIVLDHGVKIEEGGPQKIQGSQKVIEAYLGVEEKE is encoded by the coding sequence ATGTCCGACGTTCTGCTTGAGGCACGCAAGATCACCATGCAGTTTGGCGGCCTAAAAGCTGTCGACTCTTTAGAGTTTAAAATTCACAAAGGTCAGCTTGCCGGCCTGATCGGTCCTAACGGAGCCGGAAAAACCACTGTCTTCAACATGCTGACCGGAGTTTATCAACCCACATTCGGAGACGTCGCCCTTGAAGGGAAATCCCTGAAGGGTTTAAAGCCCTATGAGATCTCTCATCAAGGCGTGACTCGCACCTTTCAGAATATTCGACTTTTTAAAGGTTTGACGGTTCTAGATAACGTCTTGATCGCTGGCCATCAACACATGCACTATGGAATCTTTGATACTCTTCTGCAAACATCTCGTTTCCGTAAAGCTGAACAAGATTTGCAGGAAAAGGCGATGAGCCTTCTTAAAATTTTCCATTTGGATGAAAAAGCGCACAAACCAGCGTCAGCGTTGCCTTATGGAGAGCAGCGCAAGCTTGAGATTGTGCGCGCATTGGCGACGGACCCGAAGATCATTCTTTTGGACGAACCTGCCGCAGGCATGAATCATTCAGAAACCCATCACTTGATGGAGACTATCGCAAAAATCCGCGAGCAGTTTAAACTAACGGTTCTTCTGATTGAACACGATATGAAACTTGTCATGGGAATCTGCGAAAACATCATCGTTCTAGATCACGGTGTAAAAATCGAAGAGGGCGGTCCGCAAAAAATACAAGGTTCACAAAAAGTGATCGAGGCCTATTTGGGCGTGGAGGAAAAAGAATGA